CTTTTGAAAACCGTATCGTCCCACATCTTGAACTGTCGTAAAAAGGCCCGGCTTAATCACTTTGCATAGTTTCATTTTTGCTATTCCTGAAATCTTCAAACTCTTATTTTCCAACGGGTTTGAATTTCACAGCGTCACCGGGCTGTATCAAGGCCGGTGGATGTTTTCTTGTGTCGAAAAGCTTTAGGGGAGTTCGACCGATTATCCGCCATCCTCCGGGAGACTCACACGGGTATATACCGGTCTGTTTTTCAGCTATTCCCACAGACCCTGCTGGAACTCGCAACCGCGGCGTTTCAAATCTCGGTGTCGCGATTTCGTCGGCTACTTCGCCTAAGTATGGGAAACCAGAGATAAAGCCAATCATGTACACCGTGTATTCTCTATCACTATGTAGCCGAATAACCTCTTTCTTGTCTAGGTTGTGATATTTAGCCACGTAGGCGAGGTCTGGGCCGCATTCGCCGCCGTAAATTACTGGCACTTCAATTACTCGTTTTCGGGTTGAAGCTCTAAACTTGTCCAGTCTTTCTTCAAAATCTCTTAATCTGAAAACCAACTGTTCATAACTTATCTTCAACGGGTCATAGTAAACAAGGAGCGAACGGTAGGTTGGCACACACTCTTCCACACCTTTTAGCTCAAGTTGGGAAATTGCACGGTTTAAGGCGTGCACCTTCCTGTTAAGGTCTAGACTTATGGTGTTGCCGAACTCAACCAATAACGCCCTATCGCCCACAGGCATATGCTTCGCAGTTTGGTACATAGTTTGCACCTAGACGAAAGTGCCTACAGGCGTAACTTCAACATCTGCAGCCAAAAGCGCTTTCTTGACGGATTTCGCAAGCTCCACAGCGTTTAACGTGTCGCCGTGAACACAAATGGTATGCACTTCGTCAAACTTTACAGTCTGACCATCGATAGCAGTTACACTTTTTTCCTTTACTATCCTTACCGCCCTCTCAGCCACAAGTTTCGCTTCTTCAATCACCGCTCCCGCTATGTTTCTGGAAACTAAGCTTCCGTCTGGGTTGTAGGCTCTGTCAACAAAGATTTCATGAGCCACGCGCAAACCTGCCTCAGCTGCTATCTTCGCCATCTTAGAGTTTGCCAAAGCAAAAAGCATCAGTTTAGGGTCCACAGCACATAAAGCTTCGATGATGGCGTTTGCATAAGCTTCGTTCTTGGCCGCAGTGTTGTAGAGGGCTCCATGAGGTTTAACGTGTTGCAGATTCTTGTCGGCGGCTTTTGCGAAAGCTGCGAGGGCGCCTACCTGATAGATAACGATGTTCTCTACTTCTTCTTGGGAGAGGCTCATGTTGCGGCGACCGAACCCCAACAAATCTGGGAACCCAGGATGTGCACCTATTGCAACTCTATTTTCTTTTGCCAACTTCACGGTTCGAGCGATAACGACTGGGTCGCCTGCGTGGAAACCGCAAGCGATGTTGGCTGAGGTTATGAAAGGCATAATTTCTGCATCGTGTCCTATTTTGAAGTTACCGAAGCTTTCGCCGAGATCGCAGTTGATGTCGATTTTGAGCTTCATGTATGAGCCTCTTGAGTTTAATGAAGGAAATTACGCATGTTTTCTGTTGCTGCAGAAGGAACAGGCAAGTCCTTCATGGTAACTAAACCCGGCGATGCATTAATCACTTTGGGAATTGTGTTCACCACCATCGCCACAGTACCTATATCACCGTGCACACAAGGTGTGATTTTCTGGTTTACGTTTGGAACACCTTCAATTGATATGGAGTCATATTCTTCCTCTGCGCCAATGTATGCTTGAAACTCAAGAGTGATCACTTCCTTTCCATTTTTATATCCTCTTGCCACTTGTCTTAAGCCAGCCGCGTAACCAGCCTTAACTTCGATGGCCTCGCTTCTAACAGGTTTCTTGGCGATAACAGGCTCAACCGGATCAACTTTAATCCCCTCCAGCTCCCAAGCTAAGGCTGCCGCAATCATTGAGATGGACTGTTCTAAGCCTACATGTCCAGTAATCACTTTCTTTTCGATTGCTTTATGGAATTCCTCTGTGGTAAGACTTGCACCAATCTTCTTTTGGAAAGGTACTCGTCGAGTGGCGGCGTTCATGATTCGAACCGCTTTTATTTTTTCTATTTTTTGGCAGACTGCGGTAAGAGTGATGACTAGGGTGTCCATTAGAAAGCCGGGGTTTATGCCTGTGCCTAGAACTGTGGCTTGGTGTTTCTTGGCTAGTGCATCAAGTTTTTCTGCCAGTTGTGGTTCTGAAAGATAGGGATAAGAGAGTTCTTCACACGTTGACACCACATTGACCGCTTCTTTTACGATTTCTGCAAGCTGTGGAAAAACGTCTTTCAGATAAGATGAAGTTGTGTGCACCACGATGTTTGGTTTCGTCTTTGAAAGCACTGCCTTGGTGTTGCTTGAGATAATCACTCCAACATGCTTGCCTATGCCTAAGACTTCTCCCAAATCCCTGCCCACTTTCTCCTTTGCCACATCGATGGCTCCAACTATTTCTAATCCTTTTTTCTGGAGGAGATGTTTTGCTATGAGGCTACCGACTGCTCCTACGCCGTATAAAACTACCTTTATTTTCTCCAATTTCTCAACCTTTTTATTTTTGTTGCTTTGTGTTTGGATATAGGTGTTTCGCAGCGTGTATTATGATGGCTTTGGACAAAAGGTTTACGTTTGTAAAGTTTTATATCGGAGACGCCGCTTCTATTCCAGAATAACGAATGAACTACTCATAGAGCGACTAACGGAGCAAGAGGTCTAATGAAACCAATGCTCATCCCAAAGGAAATCCGTGAAAAAACAAAATACTGCTATGAGTGCGGCATTTGCACCGCAAGCTGTCCCATGGCAGAACTTCTGTCAACGCATTACAACCCTAGGAGTCTTTTGCAAAAAGTTCTTACAGAACCCGAAAAGACTTTG
Above is a genomic segment from Candidatus Bathyarchaeota archaeon containing:
- the pxpB gene encoding 5-oxoprolinase subunit PxpB, which codes for MYQTAKHMPVGDRALLVEFGNTISLDLNRKVHALNRAISQLELKGVEECVPTYRSLLVYYDPLKISYEQLVFRLRDFEERLDKFRASTRKRVIEVPVIYGGECGPDLAYVAKYHNLDKKEVIRLHSDREYTVYMIGFISGFPYLGEVADEIATPRFETPRLRVPAGSVGIAEKQTGIYPCESPGGWRIIGRTPLKLFDTRKHPPALIQPGDAVKFKPVGK
- a CDS encoding LamB/YcsF family protein, whose product is MKLKIDINCDLGESFGNFKIGHDAEIMPFITSANIACGFHAGDPVVIARTVKLAKENRVAIGAHPGFPDLLGFGRRNMSLSQEEVENIVIYQVGALAAFAKAADKNLQHVKPHGALYNTAAKNEAYANAIIEALCAVDPKLMLFALANSKMAKIAAEAGLRVAHEIFVDRAYNPDGSLVSRNIAGAVIEEAKLVAERAVRIVKEKSVTAIDGQTVKFDEVHTICVHGDTLNAVELAKSVKKALLAADVEVTPVGTFV